From a region of the Phaseolus vulgaris cultivar G19833 chromosome 6, P. vulgaris v2.0, whole genome shotgun sequence genome:
- the LOC137833056 gene encoding uncharacterized protein isoform X2: MGNKFIMELHKWSSAAFPEEYALVCTSPFDKSKRSIFRLRVNPEMVLLRLAESVCDHHGVRLFHMELSAQRDNMDCFNLGKVRVVVDGTSPQTQSKGKDSLSDLCGRKSCFYEVMRKVESSGSVERVSWEFFHSYKVTLRSHIRYHVIIECDKETGLRANIRGPFQCDGPVLRAECVPRSLIQPVLTQEPSKAIRAFAESEFEGKEYILFHGASDKQCVIIDNTRALFHGHGNASQYKDCNIIMQTVVGKSLSP, encoded by the exons ATGGGTAATAAATTTATCATGGAGCTTCACAAATGGTCAAGTGCTGCATTTCCTGAAGAGTATGCTCTCGTATGCACTTCCCCCTTTGACAAATCCAAGCGTAGCATTTTCCGTTTGAGAGTGAATCCAGAAATGGTGCTGTTGAGACTGGCAGAGTCTGTGTGTGATCATCATGGAGTTCGCTTATTTCACATGGAGCTCTCTGCTCAAAGAGACAACATGGACTGTTTCAACCTTGGGAAAGTGAGAGTGGTCGTAGATGGCACTTCTCCGCAGACTCAGTCCAAAG GTAAGGACTCTCTGAGCGATCTTTGTGGAAGGAAAAGTTGTTTTTATGAAGTGATGCGCAAAGTTGAAAGCAGTGGTTCTGTGGAGAGGGTTTCTTGGGAGTTTTTTCACTCATATAAAGTGACTCTTAGAAGCCATATCAGATACCATGTGATCATTGAGTGTGACAAAGAGACAGGACTTAGGGCAAACATTAGAGGCCCTTTCCAATGTGACGGTCCAGTGCTGAGAGCAGAATGTGTACCAAGGTCACTGATTCAGCCTGTGCTAACACAAGAGCCATCAAAAGCTATAAGAGCCTTTGCTGAGAGTGAGTTTGAAGGAAAAGAGTATATTCTCTTCCATGGTGCTTCTGATAAGCAATGTGTCATTATTGATAACACACGTGCACTTTTTCATGGTCATGGTAATGCCTCACAGTACAAAGATTGTAACATTATTATGCAAACGGTTGTAGGAAAATCACTTTCACCATGA
- the LOC137833056 gene encoding uncharacterized protein isoform X1, giving the protein MGNKFIMELHKWSSAAFPEEYALVCTSPFDKSKRSIFRLRVNPEMVLLRLAESVCDHHGVRLFHMELSAQRDNMDCFNLGKVRVVVDGTSPQTQSKGTKYLTLGACSPSASEYAGKDSLSDLCGRKSCFYEVMRKVESSGSVERVSWEFFHSYKVTLRSHIRYHVIIECDKETGLRANIRGPFQCDGPVLRAECVPRSLIQPVLTQEPSKAIRAFAESEFEGKEYILFHGASDKQCVIIDNTRALFHGHGNASQYKDCNIIMQTVVGKSLSP; this is encoded by the exons ATGGGTAATAAATTTATCATGGAGCTTCACAAATGGTCAAGTGCTGCATTTCCTGAAGAGTATGCTCTCGTATGCACTTCCCCCTTTGACAAATCCAAGCGTAGCATTTTCCGTTTGAGAGTGAATCCAGAAATGGTGCTGTTGAGACTGGCAGAGTCTGTGTGTGATCATCATGGAGTTCGCTTATTTCACATGGAGCTCTCTGCTCAAAGAGACAACATGGACTGTTTCAACCTTGGGAAAGTGAGAGTGGTCGTAGATGGCACTTCTCCGCAGACTCAGTCCAAAG GAACTAAATATCTGACTCTGGGTGCATGTTCACCTTCTGCTTCTGAATATGCAGGTAAGGACTCTCTGAGCGATCTTTGTGGAAGGAAAAGTTGTTTTTATGAAGTGATGCGCAAAGTTGAAAGCAGTGGTTCTGTGGAGAGGGTTTCTTGGGAGTTTTTTCACTCATATAAAGTGACTCTTAGAAGCCATATCAGATACCATGTGATCATTGAGTGTGACAAAGAGACAGGACTTAGGGCAAACATTAGAGGCCCTTTCCAATGTGACGGTCCAGTGCTGAGAGCAGAATGTGTACCAAGGTCACTGATTCAGCCTGTGCTAACACAAGAGCCATCAAAAGCTATAAGAGCCTTTGCTGAGAGTGAGTTTGAAGGAAAAGAGTATATTCTCTTCCATGGTGCTTCTGATAAGCAATGTGTCATTATTGATAACACACGTGCACTTTTTCATGGTCATGGTAATGCCTCACAGTACAAAGATTGTAACATTATTATGCAAACGGTTGTAGGAAAATCACTTTCACCATGA